TTCATAAATCGTatccgtttattgtatatcatGCGGTTAGTTTTCCGTCatgtactatttgtatttaattttaaataaaataatttaaaataatttctgatcacacgatgtacgataaacggacacgatttatGAATCTCcaggatccccacaaagaggatcctcattcctaaAGAACGCCAATATTTTAAAAGGAAACAATGAAGGCATGGCGTTTATTGGATAGCCCCACTTGAGCAAAAATTTTGAGAAGCAAAACCTTACGAGACTTAAATATTTTAacatataacatatatatatatatatatatatatatatatatatatatgtatatggaactttgtaaaacaaattaatCATCAACAATTCAACAAGCAATCAAACTGACCGGTGACAAATTGagtttaaaacaccaaaaaacTTCCTTAAACTTTGAAACAAATTGTGGTGGTGTGgagaattttaaaacaaaattgaggTATGAGATTGGGGTAGAATTGAAATATAGGATTGGGATTAAGAAATTTAGGGTTTGAGGAATTGATATATTATCTAACCTAAGGGGTCTAAAGTGGGTTGAACCTCATAATAGCCAAGTCATGATAAtttagttcaaattcacctttgacgtGAATTAAATCTAAGAACCTAAGGCAATGAAGACAAATACTACTAGATTGTAATGCTAAGTGACAACGAAAAcacttaatattttattaatagtGTCAATATTGTATCAATTTACTATCACCACAGTGATAtcaatattatattaatcttaCATTAGGTGACCAGGTGATCTAGCAACACTCAGTTTTTATTTTAGCGGGAAGAAATCTCGTGTTTCattcaaatcaatttcattCACACTCCCTTTCTCTCCTCGTTTTTACTCTAGTTGGAGAAGTCTCGTGTTTCATTCACATCAATATCATCCACACTCCCCTTCTCTCCTTGCACGCTCCTCGTTTTTACTTTAGTTGGAGGAAGTCTTGCATTTCATTCAAATTAACATCGTTCACACCCTTTTTCTCCTCGTACTCTCCTCTACTTGTTTATGTACCTTAATTCACCATTGTACAAAACAATCTTGTAGTTAAAGTAACACGAGATTAAAATATCAGAGAGTACTAATGTAAATTAAAGTAACACAGATTAGAAGGAAATTCAATTATCCAAAGCAGGAGGTTAACAAACAGATTCACGTTCCATTCCCATAAATATCATTCAATATTCTTACATTCATAAACATTGTAACCCATATCAAACCCACAATATTTCATACAACACACAAGAAAGAAACACAGAGATACCTAAAACCACAAAGGATTTACTGCTGTTTCAGATTGAACTGACTATTACATAACATTACGACACAACAACCCATTAGATTCACGCACAAACTCCTTTTCAGGAGGTTGGAATTCCGTCCTGTTCCACAAAAAGAAATCGGTGGAATCATGCTTTGGCCTTCATACGAAAAACATTATGTTCTCCAGTTCAACGTGCAACTTGCAAAACCTTTCATCGAGAGAAGACACTGACAGCCGTGAATATGTCGAGGATGAGGAGGAGGCGGAGGATACTGACGCTGGAGACTGTCCCTCCGTACTCTCAAAGTATAATCGCCCCCTATATGCCACAAGGTCAGCATAGTAAACCGGTGGGACCAATGATACAGGTTTGGTACACCTTGCAAAAGTGAAGCACAAGTCATATATGAGCTTCTGCAATTGGTCAGAAGTAAACCGGTGCTCGTCCCAGAGAACATGGTAGTGCGTGGGTTTGCTTGTCCCAAGGGCTCCATAATGACTGCAGAGATAGAAGTCAAACTCAAACGGGTGCACGATTGTGTTGTCCACAACAGTTCCCGGTGATATATTGCCTGTAGAACCCCCATCCCTTGGATTCTCCAAAAACAGACGAGTATGGTGCCGCTTCTGGGCAACAATAAGTGTGATGGTTGGATTGTATTTTATACTTGCTAAAGCCAACTTCAGATCTAGTAACTCTTCATTGAGAACCATATCAAACTGGCCCTCACTGACTCCATCACGGAAGATAACAATTTGGTTTGGCTTGGCTTTATTCAACCGCTCGTAAGTTTGAACAAGCTCGAGACACATGTCTCCAAAATTTATTATCTTCTCCTTACGATGGTACTGGGGTCGAACTCGTGCAGCATAACGATTCGCAGCAGGCCAGTTTACAGTGGCAACAACAGCTGCAATTGATGGACTTGTTGTGTTTCGCGCAGCAGGATGATTGACATCAGCCCCCACAAACATAACATGGCCTGCACCCCCTAAGAGGGGGAGCCGATCAATTAGCTCTACATTACTGCCTCCAAGCTTGGCATTGATCTTGAGTGCAAGATTAGCAAGGTACTGGTCATTTGCTTTGTTGGCCATATTTGACAAGCAGCACTGTGTCACTATACCAATTTGAGTCTCAGCGATCCACTTCAGATACTTGTAACCAGGGTCTCTCTTTGCCATTACACAAACAAGTAGTTGCAAGTAACCTTTGCCTTCTTTTTTGGCCTTTTCATTAACCTTTTCAAGCAGCTGACGAAGCATCTGAACACTAGAGAATGGCCTCATAGAAGTGGGTTCATACAAAAGAGGCTCTTCCATTCTGATTCCCAATTTGTTGCACCGAGCAATGAGCTTTGGGATGAACTGGTTAGGGTCCAGTCCATAACGATCATGACTGCTGAAGTCTAGTACAGCCCAATGCATGATTGGTTTTCCTTCCACGACTCTCTTCCCAACCAGATTCCATTGGCATTTCTCTCTGTCAACAGTCACCTTAGTCACCACCTTGCCATCAGAAGCACCCAACTTCAACTCAGGAGGGCCTATCACACGCCCTGTTACTGGTGTCATATTCTGGTTGACTTCAAATCCAAAATTCTGAATGATACCACCACTGCCAATAACAAAAAATCAGGATCAAAGCTAATCACGGCCGAATAAAGTCACTCCAAATGGTAATAACCATCTCCATATTATAAGCATGTTCATGTATGCTTATGATTCTAATGCTTAGATTTCCCTAAAACCACTATGTTTTTCTACAACCCATTTTCATGTGTAAACCGTTATCTTAATGCCCAGTATATGCAAACGAGTCCACTATCACCAGCATGTTCGTAAATAGTGTTATAACAGAATAAGAGGTCTCACTTCTCAATTCAGAGAAAGCAACTACCTACTAACTAAAATCATATACGCTAGTTTACAATTTTCCATGCAAGCAGAATACTGAATTCAAGAAATTCAAATGAACAGTAGAAGTTCAATTTACTAGAAAAAGGAGGGACAGAAATTCACTTACCCGCAAGGTCCATCATTTGATCGTACCATGTCGTATATACGATTCTGTCTATCTCTTGGTGAAGGCAATGAGATGTTCTTCAGCATGATGGCTGCTTCTTTGCCCAAATACTCCTTTGGATACCTTTGCCCCTCAACTAAGACACAGAACTCCATTGGGGTATCATTCCTTCTACCATTTTTCCCCAAATCCAAGCAAGGAATGTTTTTGTACCGAATCTCCTCGTATTTGTCCCTGAAATAATCAAGAAGTCTAACTTTCGTAGGTGGACTCTGGCCATCCATGTCTACAGCATCAAATGTAATATCTCCTGCATTCCTATCAGTAAGCCCCTTAATGAGGTACTTCTGCTTGGTTCTGCGGTGAGTAACGTTAACTTGCAATCCCTTCAATACATCCTCAACATCTCTCCTATAACTCTGGAAATTATTTAAAGTAAATCCCCTTATTTGCTGTTGGAGAAAATCAATAACAGACATGCGCTTATGAAATGCCAAGACTGAGTAATCCAGACACAAGGTAGGACCCTGAGAAGTGAGCTTCAAGCCATGCTGAAAGCCTCTGAAGGCAGCAACACCATATCCAAGGTCATCGTTTGGATGAGATTCAGTGGGGTAAAAGTTTCGCCCAAAAGCAATCATGCGCCTAGTTGGATTCTCTTTCATCACCAAGTCCATACTCTGCAATATGTTACGAGGGATATCCAACAGCTGACCACTTAGGTACTCCTTCAACTTGCAAAGCTGCAGCTCCTTCGCAAGCTTTATAGTCAAAATGTACGAACTGAACCGCGTGCCTTCTTCCTCAGGAACTTCCACCTTAAATGATCCAGTGGGCAACGACACTGCACTGAATATGTTCTTTTCACCATCATATGCTGTACTTAACAACGGAAAATTCAAAGGATCATCCGTGGATAACTGCTTCCTGATTGCAGCAAGTTCAGACTTTGACATCTTCACCGGACGGCCATTCTTAGCAGGGTGTTCTGGCTTAACATCAACATCATAGTGCATTATAATACTCTCAGGATTGAACTTGAGATTAAAATGATTAGCGCGGAGCCTAGCAGTTCGGATAGCTATCATCCCCCCACGATCAGGCCGCTTCACTGGCACATGATTGCTCGCCTTTTCCAAAGAAGATGAAGGGGGTGTCTGTCCTGAAATTGCAATTGATTGCATTGCAGGAACAAGAGTACCTGTGAAGAAGAAAGAGCAAAAGGTATCACCAACCCCAATTATCTAAGCAAATTCAAATAACCGGACTAACTGTAGTAAACGACCCACAGAACAAAACACAGAGGTCAGTAAACCTAAAGCTGTCTAACTCCGACAAACAATTTTCTcacacaaacaaattaatttgtttCCGAAAACTGGACTCCAAGTCGAATTGTATATCCAATAATTATAACAAACGTGTAACATTTCTTAGTAAATCAATCAAATGCTCGAACCAAACATACCGCAAAACCGCTTCCTGCTGGGTCAGTTGAAACCAAGAAGATCAAGCAAAAAGCACACAATTTATCATACATCATTATATGTCATAACACACATAATCCATACCTCAGAAACCCTAAACAGTAAAGCTAAATCAGATCAAAATTAGGGAAAGAATTGCAATAATTAAATCTACAAATTAAATATTTgcaatcatttaaaaaaaaaaagaaaaaaaaatgcttccAAGTCTACCGTCACAATTACTAATTACAATTGTATCTGAAAAAGGACcacaatggaaaaaaaaaaaaaaaaaaaaagaaaaagaaaaaatcatacCAGGATCAGGAGAGATGTTCGGGGCCGATTCGACCGGAGATGCAGGCGGAGCAGGCGCTCTGGGCCCCCATGCTCTGGTAGAAGCGGGAGCATTCCATGGATTAGGCCTCGGTTGTTGACTCGGATTCTGATTCGGCGGTTGCTGTTGCTGTGGCTGCTGTTGCAGTGGCGGCTGTGGCTGCTGTTGCGGCGGATGATGGTGGTGGTACTGTGGCCCGCCAACATTAACACCGCCGTCATGACcgcctcttcctctctctcctcctcctcctccacgtCTCCCTCCAGTTCCTCTGCCATAGCCGCCAGGATCACCTCTTCCACCACCAGCACCATcactccctctccctctccctcttccccttcccctaaatcCACCGCCGCCGCCTCGTTCCATTGGAAAATCGGGAGCAAACGCACAAATCAAAGAGAGAACTCGACTCAACTTCCTATTcgctttcttcttcaaaaacccacaaaaaccAACAAATGAGGGCCTCTGTTTGGCGGATCAGTTGGTCCCATTCATATGCCCGGGGGAGCGTACGAAATGACGGTCTTGCCCTCGCGCAATTGCTTTGCCTTAGTCGTGAAGAGGCAACCACGCAGAAGGCGCGTAGTACGCGGAGAGGTTAGAATGACGAAATTCCCCCCCCGGGAACTTTTGCTTTTTGGGTCGAATAAAATCCAGAAGCTTCGATAGAACAGAGACGGTGGGTCCCGCGTTTTGCAAAAGAGAAGGTGAGAGGGAAAGCGTGAGGAAACTGAGCGGACGGAGTATCTGATGACATGACATATTCTGCCTTTTTCTTTAT
This genomic stretch from Pyrus communis chromosome 2, drPyrComm1.1, whole genome shotgun sequence harbors:
- the LOC137725541 gene encoding protein argonaute 2-like, translated to MERGGGGGFRGRGRGRGRGSDGAGGGRGDPGGYGRGTGGRRGGGGGERGRGGHDGGVNVGGPQYHHHHPPQQQPQPPLQQQPQQQQPPNQNPSQQPRPNPWNAPASTRAWGPRAPAPPASPVESAPNISPDPGTLVPAMQSIAISGQTPPSSSLEKASNHVPVKRPDRGGMIAIRTARLRANHFNLKFNPESIIMHYDVDVKPEHPAKNGRPVKMSKSELAAIRKQLSTDDPLNFPLLSTAYDGEKNIFSAVSLPTGSFKVEVPEEEGTRFSSYILTIKLAKELQLCKLKEYLSGQLLDIPRNILQSMDLVMKENPTRRMIAFGRNFYPTESHPNDDLGYGVAAFRGFQHGLKLTSQGPTLCLDYSVLAFHKRMSVIDFLQQQIRGFTLNNFQSYRRDVEDVLKGLQVNVTHRRTKQKYLIKGLTDRNAGDITFDAVDMDGQSPPTKVRLLDYFRDKYEEIRYKNIPCLDLGKNGRRNDTPMEFCVLVEGQRYPKEYLGKEAAIMLKNISLPSPRDRQNRIYDMVRSNDGPCGGGIIQNFGFEVNQNMTPVTGRVIGPPELKLGASDGKVVTKVTVDREKCQWNLVGKRVVEGKPIMHWAVLDFSSHDRYGLDPNQFIPKLIARCNKLGIRMEEPLLYEPTSMRPFSSVQMLRQLLEKVNEKAKKEGKGYLQLLVCVMAKRDPGYKYLKWIAETQIGIVTQCCLSNMANKANDQYLANLALKINAKLGGSNVELIDRLPLLGGAGHVMFVGADVNHPAARNTTSPSIAAVVATVNWPAANRYAARVRPQYHRKEKIINFGDMCLELVQTYERLNKAKPNQIVIFRDGVSEGQFDMVLNEELLDLKLALASIKYNPTITLIVAQKRHHTRLFLENPRDGGSTGNISPGTVVDNTIVHPFEFDFYLCSHYGALGTSKPTHYHVLWDEHRFTSDQLQKLIYDLCFTFARCTKPVSLVPPVYYADLVAYRGRLYFESTEGQSPASVSSASSSSSTYSRLSVSSLDERFCKLHVELENIMFFV